From a region of the Dehalococcoidales bacterium genome:
- a CDS encoding serine hydrolase domain-containing protein has translation MTIKVANPEEVGLAGERLVRIENHLLNRYLIPKKIAGTLTLVARHGKVAYLSPTGMMDIERAKPVAEDTIFRIYSMTKPITTVALMMLYEHSHFQLGDQVYKYIPEWRNLEVYVSGEYPNFVTKPSERDMTIRDLLTHTSGLTYGAPAELGTPVGAAYQKLNVMDRRKGTLKEMVQEVAKLPLEFSPGTRWNYGISTDVCGRLVEVISGMSFDEYLKEYIFEPLGMVDTSFHVPPEKVDRFAANYNRDDKKRLQLMDDPAKSAYLTPPACFSGGGGLVSTAADYYRFCQMLLNRGELDGARLLGPRTIEYMTINHLPGNQDLTDLSISAFSETANEGVGFGLGFAVIIDLVKSQQVGSLGEYYWGGAASTIFWIDPAQDLIVIFLTQLMPSNTFNFRGQLKSLIYPAIVD, from the coding sequence GTGACTATTAAAGTAGCAAATCCAGAAGAAGTCGGCCTCGCAGGTGAACGCCTAGTCCGGATAGAAAACCACCTACTGAACCGGTATCTGATACCTAAGAAAATCGCCGGTACTCTTACCCTGGTTGCCCGCCATGGTAAGGTAGCCTATTTATCTCCCACAGGCATGATGGATATCGAACGGGCAAAACCTGTGGCTGAGGACACTATCTTTCGTATTTATTCGATGACCAAGCCGATTACTACGGTTGCCTTGATGATGCTTTATGAGCACAGTCACTTCCAGCTCGGGGACCAAGTCTACAAATACATACCTGAGTGGAGAAACCTGGAGGTTTATGTTTCCGGAGAATACCCAAACTTCGTGACGAAACCGTCAGAGCGGGACATGACTATTCGAGACCTTCTTACACATACTTCAGGTCTTACGTATGGTGCACCCGCGGAGTTAGGTACGCCGGTAGGTGCAGCTTATCAGAAGTTAAATGTAATGGACCGACGTAAGGGAACACTTAAGGAAATGGTTCAAGAAGTAGCTAAATTACCCCTTGAGTTTTCACCGGGTACGAGGTGGAATTACGGGATTTCGACTGATGTATGCGGTCGCTTGGTGGAAGTGATATCCGGAATGAGTTTTGACGAATACCTGAAGGAGTATATCTTCGAGCCATTAGGAATGGTAGATACCAGTTTCCATGTACCTCCAGAAAAGGTAGACCGTTTCGCCGCTAATTATAATCGTGATGATAAGAAGAGATTGCAGCTAATGGATGACCCTGCTAAGAGTGCATATCTGACGCCTCCTGCCTGTTTTTCCGGTGGTGGTGGGCTTGTTTCAACTGCGGCCGATTATTACCGGTTCTGCCAGATGCTCTTAAATAGGGGAGAACTTGACGGCGCTCGTCTTCTGGGTCCAAGAACAATTGAATATATGACGATTAATCATCTGCCGGGAAATCAAGACCTTACTGACCTCAGTATAAGCGCATTCAGTGAGACGGCTAATGAAGGTGTCGGCTTCGGACTTGGTTTCGCTGTCATCATTGACTTGGTTAAATCCCAGCAGGTAGGTTCGCTTGGTGAGTATTACTGGGGAGGAGCCGCCAGTACTATATTCTGGATAGACCCGGCCCAGGACCTCATCGTAATATTCTTAACGCAGCTAATGCCGTCAAATACCTTTAATTTCCGGGGTCAATTGAAGTCTTTGATTTACCCTGCGATAGTAGATTAA
- a CDS encoding IS1182 family transposase, which yields MKIFKEYRQDQNFLLPPSLDEFVPEDHEVRIISDVVDTLDSSLLLGQYEGGGAPAYHPAMMLKVIIYAYSLGIYSSRRVAQELKTDTAFMFLSGLQTPDFRTICLFRSQHAGILPDLFVEVVRLCASVGMVGLGHIAFDGTKLKANAALRQSRDRDSLEKEIKCIKEQVRRMIEASIRIDESEEQAHPDGDGSEMVKELREKEYRLKRLNEARETLERGKLKRVNITDRESRLMQDSRRAIQPSYNGQIAVDEKEQVIVAADITQETTDHHELIKMVEAVEQNLGTLPQEASADAGYSSYENLEYTQQRGLDAYMPDDFFVVLEKKGESEKRYHKSNFQYDQMRDVYICPEGQDLKRYQEMKRKGKPPFIVYRGKFCKGCAVREECTKGPARRITRDGRESLVKAMREKLRSEERRSLHPGGRRRGSRREHPQVDSGDTATIVR from the coding sequence ATGAAGATATTTAAGGAATACAGACAAGATCAGAATTTTCTACTTCCCCCATCGCTGGATGAATTTGTACCTGAGGATCACGAAGTGCGTATTATCAGTGATGTGGTGGATACCCTTGATTCGTCGCTTTTACTTGGTCAGTATGAAGGTGGCGGGGCACCAGCCTATCATCCAGCGATGATGCTAAAAGTGATCATCTATGCCTATAGCCTAGGAATATATAGCTCTCGCAGAGTTGCTCAAGAACTGAAAACTGATACTGCTTTCATGTTTCTATCGGGGCTACAAACACCTGACTTCAGAACCATCTGCCTTTTCCGTTCCCAGCATGCTGGTATTCTTCCGGATCTATTCGTGGAGGTGGTTAGGCTCTGCGCCTCCGTGGGCATGGTGGGACTCGGGCATATAGCCTTCGATGGCACAAAACTTAAAGCCAATGCTGCGTTGAGGCAAAGCCGCGACAGGGACAGTCTTGAGAAGGAGATTAAGTGCATCAAGGAGCAAGTGAGACGGATGATCGAAGCCTCGATCCGGATAGATGAGAGCGAAGAACAGGCGCATCCTGATGGGGATGGCTCGGAGATGGTAAAGGAACTCCGAGAAAAGGAATACCGGTTGAAGAGGCTCAACGAGGCAAGGGAAACGCTTGAAAGGGGAAAGCTTAAGCGCGTCAATATAACCGATCGGGAATCTCGGCTGATGCAGGACAGCCGCAGGGCAATCCAGCCCAGCTACAATGGACAGATTGCAGTGGACGAAAAGGAGCAAGTAATCGTAGCTGCCGACATCACCCAGGAAACGACTGACCACCACGAGTTAATAAAGATGGTAGAAGCGGTGGAACAAAATCTGGGGACTCTGCCCCAAGAGGCAAGCGCTGATGCTGGATACTCATCTTATGAGAATCTGGAATATACTCAGCAGAGGGGGCTAGATGCCTACATGCCTGATGACTTCTTTGTAGTGCTGGAGAAGAAAGGCGAGTCTGAGAAAAGGTATCACAAAAGCAACTTTCAGTACGACCAGATGAGGGATGTCTATATCTGTCCTGAGGGTCAGGACTTAAAGCGATATCAAGAGATGAAACGGAAAGGCAAGCCACCGTTCATTGTATACCGAGGCAAGTTCTGTAAGGGATGCGCTGTAAGGGAAGAGTGCACAAAAGGTCCTGCCCGGAGGATTACGCGGGACGGCCGCGAGAGTCTCGTGAAAGCGATGAGGGAGAAGCTGAGGAGTGAGGAACGCAGGTCACTTCATCCAGGAGGACGCCGGAGAGGAAGTCGCCGAGAACATCCGCAGGTGGATTCTGGAGACACCGCTACCATAGTTAGGTAG
- a CDS encoding HAD-IA family hydrolase, whose product MGYLAVIFDLFGTLAGNFSSQDYNEALVKMASALSLPSDDFRREWFTTSRKRNTGVNQNCEADVKQVCRELGVLPRDKQVQLAVQHRLDHIRDVMTPQPGAIEVLLRLKEEGYEIGLLSNCTHEIPTVWPETPFAPLVDVAVFSCLVGMRKPDPRIYKLTAERLEVRPEECLFVGDGGSQELSGALGVGMKPVLTRPDADSTESHLMNREQWDGLTISSLTDILTVIKEDGGR is encoded by the coding sequence ATGGGGTATCTAGCTGTAATATTCGACCTATTTGGGACGCTGGCAGGCAACTTCTCGTCTCAAGATTACAACGAAGCACTGGTTAAGATGGCTTCTGCACTATCACTACCTTCCGATGACTTCAGGCGGGAGTGGTTCACCACTTCAAGAAAGCGGAACACAGGTGTAAATCAGAACTGCGAGGCCGATGTTAAACAAGTCTGTCGTGAACTGGGTGTACTTCCCAGAGATAAGCAGGTGCAACTCGCAGTACAACATAGGCTGGACCATATACGTGACGTTATGACGCCGCAGCCGGGCGCCATAGAAGTGCTCTTGCGCCTGAAGGAAGAAGGGTATGAGATTGGCCTCCTCAGCAATTGCACTCACGAGATTCCGACTGTCTGGCCAGAAACGCCTTTCGCTCCCCTGGTTGATGTGGCAGTATTCTCATGCTTAGTGGGAATGAGGAAGCCTGACCCACGGATATACAAACTCACAGCCGAACGACTTGAGGTCCGACCAGAGGAATGCCTGTTTGTTGGTGATGGTGGTAGTCAGGAGTTAAGTGGAGCACTAGGCGTCGGTATGAAGCCTGTCCTGACCCGCCCTGATGCAGACAGCACCGAGTCGCATCTGATGAACCGCGAACAGTGGGATGGCCTCACTATCTCCTCATTGACAGACATTCTGACTGTAATAAAAGAGGATGGAGGTCGTTGA
- a CDS encoding aldo/keto reductase, producing MQYRKLGRSGLDVGVIGLGAEYLWDFSLGRPASLDTVVSVVDEALDKGLNYIDIPLPAPAVRKNLGIALQGRRQEVMVAGHLGAVLENNQYTPHREKALCEKSFEDLLVRLQTDYVDVLMLHCVDEQGDYNKVFEPEGLLGVAQRLRKEGKARLLGMSGHSVPVALKAVRGGHIDVLMFPVNPATDILPGDMRFETVWEPGTFQKAEAVQETTSPTRQELYHTCAAAGVAVVAMKPYAAGRLFNPENPSSIVLTPVQCASYALSQPGVTTIVPGCKNVDEMRAALAYLDATDEQKDYSAIDTNAMWKLHGACMYCNHCLPCPEAIDIAVTTRITDTASYSMDGNTITQYESLAVHASACTECGICTDRCPFGVDVVANMRRAAELFGK from the coding sequence ATGCAGTATCGTAAATTGGGAAGAAGCGGTCTGGATGTCGGTGTCATAGGACTGGGCGCCGAGTATCTATGGGACTTCAGTCTGGGAAGACCGGCCTCGCTAGACACTGTTGTCTCCGTGGTAGACGAAGCGCTGGACAAGGGCCTTAATTACATAGATATACCTTTGCCTGCTCCAGCGGTAAGAAAGAATCTCGGTATTGCCCTCCAGGGCAGGCGCCAGGAAGTGATGGTTGCCGGTCATCTAGGGGCTGTACTGGAGAATAACCAGTACACTCCCCATAGGGAGAAAGCGTTGTGCGAGAAGTCCTTCGAGGACCTTCTGGTACGGCTCCAGACGGACTACGTCGATGTGCTTATGCTGCACTGCGTTGATGAGCAGGGTGATTATAACAAGGTGTTTGAGCCGGAGGGTCTGCTGGGAGTAGCCCAGCGACTCCGGAAGGAAGGCAAGGCACGACTACTCGGAATGAGCGGCCACTCCGTACCTGTTGCCCTTAAGGCAGTGAGGGGCGGACACATTGACGTACTGATGTTCCCGGTGAATCCAGCGACGGACATCCTGCCCGGTGATATGAGATTCGAAACTGTGTGGGAGCCTGGGACGTTTCAGAAAGCCGAAGCGGTGCAAGAGACTACGTCACCGACGCGCCAGGAGCTGTACCATACATGTGCCGCCGCGGGTGTTGCCGTAGTGGCCATGAAGCCCTACGCCGCTGGTCGGCTGTTCAATCCCGAGAATCCCAGTTCCATCGTCCTGACTCCGGTACAATGCGCCAGCTATGCTCTGTCACAACCAGGCGTCACCACCATCGTGCCCGGCTGCAAGAATGTCGACGAGATGAGGGCGGCACTTGCCTATCTGGATGCCACCGACGAGCAGAAGGACTACAGCGCTATCGATACTAACGCCATGTGGAAGCTGCATGGGGCCTGCATGTACTGCAACCACTGCCTACCTTGTCCAGAGGCCATAGACATCGCCGTGACGACGCGAATCACAGATACTGCTAGCTACAGCATGGACGGCAACACCATCACCCAGTATGAATCCCTCGCCGTTCACGCCTCAGCGTGCACCGAGTGTGGTATCTGCACAGACCGCTGCCCATTCGGTGTGGACGTCGTCGCCAACATGAGGCGAGCCGCGGAGCTATTCGGTAAGTAG
- a CDS encoding ABC transporter ATP-binding protein, which yields MEAIRCQNLTKRYGEITALDNLDLTIEEHSVFGFLGPNGAGKTTTVKLLTGLSIPSAGTAWIAGEEITTGNAVVRTGIGFLPDVPAFCDWMTGQEFLTFVGELHGLPSREISLRRDEQLELVDLKDAARRKIGGYSRGMKQRLGIAQALINHPRVLFMDEPTSALDPVGRRDVLLLIERLREQTTVFMSSHILSDVERVCDVVGIIDKGKLVIQSTVEELRQRYTRSIFELEFEEDTAPLMARIESAHWLATQELVTINEVPTLRVQVNNIAEAKRELPGLVAASGLTLLRYELTLPSLEDIFVDLVEGGGAP from the coding sequence ATGGAAGCTATCCGCTGCCAGAATCTTACCAAACGGTACGGTGAGATTACAGCTCTGGACAACCTCGACCTCACTATCGAGGAACACTCGGTCTTCGGTTTCCTCGGACCCAACGGCGCCGGTAAGACCACCACCGTCAAACTACTGACCGGGCTAAGTATACCCTCGGCAGGCACCGCATGGATTGCCGGGGAGGAAATCACCACCGGCAACGCGGTAGTCCGTACCGGTATTGGATTCCTGCCCGATGTTCCTGCCTTCTGCGACTGGATGACAGGGCAAGAGTTCCTTACCTTTGTTGGCGAACTGCACGGTCTTCCCTCACGAGAGATTTCCCTGCGCCGCGATGAACAACTCGAACTGGTCGATCTGAAAGACGCAGCCCGGCGCAAGATAGGTGGCTACTCGCGCGGCATGAAACAACGTTTAGGTATTGCACAGGCGTTGATAAACCACCCTCGTGTACTCTTCATGGACGAGCCTACCTCTGCCCTCGACCCCGTGGGCCGGCGTGATGTGCTGCTGTTGATAGAGCGTCTGAGAGAGCAGACCACTGTATTTATGTCAAGCCACATCCTGTCCGATGTTGAGCGCGTCTGTGATGTCGTCGGTATCATCGACAAAGGCAAGCTGGTCATCCAGTCAACCGTAGAGGAACTCAGGCAGCGGTATACCCGATCCATCTTCGAACTCGAGTTTGAGGAGGACACCGCCCCCCTGATGGCCAGAATAGAGTCTGCTCACTGGTTGGCCACCCAGGAGTTAGTAACTATCAATGAAGTTCCTACTCTACGTGTCCAGGTCAACAATATCGCTGAGGCAAAGCGGGAACTGCCGGGACTGGTCGCTGCCAGCGGGCTCACGCTACTCCGCTACGAACTGACACTACCGAGCCTGGAAGACATCTTCGTGGACCTGGTGGAAGGCGGGGGTGCGCCATGA
- a CDS encoding ABC transporter permease subunit, with protein MTGLVALLKKELREQLRTYKLLIVTAVFLFFGFATPLLIKYTPQLLEATGEDIIVQMPEPSAAMAIGEYAGTIVQIGVLIAVLMLMGAVARERNRGLAAMILSKPVSRGAYITAKFLATSVSFIAALVLGSTACWIYTVLLIEPASVSAFLGLNLLMALFLVFCLSVTLLCSSLFRNQLIAGGVALVVLVVQALLTQVPGFGDYMPGQLTGWGIGLLSSPQPAAWPAVAVCMVLTIACLFLSPVVLRRKEL; from the coding sequence ATGACCGGCCTGGTAGCCCTGCTCAAGAAGGAACTGAGAGAGCAACTGAGGACGTATAAACTGCTGATTGTTACCGCCGTCTTCCTGTTTTTCGGCTTTGCTACTCCCCTGCTGATAAAGTACACGCCACAACTCCTGGAGGCAACGGGAGAGGATATCATAGTGCAGATGCCGGAGCCCAGTGCTGCAATGGCAATCGGGGAATACGCCGGTACAATTGTCCAGATCGGCGTTCTGATAGCCGTTCTCATGCTCATGGGTGCAGTCGCCCGAGAGAGGAACAGAGGACTCGCCGCCATGATTCTCAGCAAGCCGGTCAGCCGGGGTGCTTACATCACCGCTAAATTCCTGGCGACAAGTGTCAGCTTCATAGCTGCCCTTGTCCTGGGTTCAACCGCCTGCTGGATATACACCGTTCTACTCATCGAGCCTGCCAGCGTATCCGCTTTCCTCGGTCTAAACCTGCTGATGGCACTCTTCCTGGTCTTCTGTCTATCGGTCACGCTGCTCTGCTCAAGCCTGTTCCGAAATCAGCTGATAGCTGGTGGTGTGGCCCTGGTTGTCCTGGTTGTCCAGGCACTCCTCACCCAGGTACCCGGTTTTGGAGACTACATGCCCGGTCAATTGACCGGCTGGGGAATAGGGTTGCTTTCCAGTCCACAGCCCGCGGCATGGCCCGCCGTGGCGGTATGCATGGTACTCACGATTGCCTGCTTGTTCCTGTCCCCCGTGGTATTGCGTCGCAAGGAGCTATAA
- a CDS encoding SDR family NAD(P)-dependent oxidoreductase codes for MKLEGKVAVVTGGAQGIGRGIVRCLAEEGADVTVIDIDGEHARSAADEVKKMGRRSLPVVADLTASDDVEGAVAAVMDCFGRIDILVNNVGGMRGVPESRTEPARITNRTDEEWLGSYEINLKPTIIMCRAVVPHMTAQQSGKIVNISSISGRLGDFGNMPYSVFKAGVISFTWSLSRELAPNNINVNCVCPGWVYTPLWERGATAMYNQIKQAKESGEELPERFAGAEIEELTPEEFWRTRLVEPNAPLGREQTPEDMGRAVVFFASDDARNVTGQALNVDGGYILR; via the coding sequence TTGAAACTCGAAGGAAAAGTGGCGGTAGTTACCGGTGGAGCGCAGGGGATTGGCAGGGGCATAGTCCGTTGCCTCGCTGAAGAAGGCGCGGATGTTACCGTGATTGATATTGATGGTGAACACGCCCGGAGCGCAGCCGATGAGGTCAAGAAGATGGGACGCCGGTCACTTCCTGTAGTCGCTGACCTTACCGCCAGTGATGATGTGGAAGGAGCGGTAGCTGCCGTAATGGACTGCTTTGGCAGGATTGATATCCTGGTCAACAACGTCGGTGGTATGAGAGGAGTACCGGAATCCCGGACTGAGCCGGCTCGCATAACGAACCGCACCGACGAAGAGTGGCTGGGTTCCTACGAAATCAACCTCAAGCCGACGATTATCATGTGCCGGGCTGTTGTTCCCCACATGACAGCGCAGCAGAGCGGTAAGATAGTCAACATCTCGTCCATCTCCGGTCGACTGGGCGACTTCGGCAATATGCCCTATTCGGTGTTCAAGGCAGGTGTGATTTCCTTCACGTGGTCGTTGTCCCGTGAGCTGGCCCCGAACAACATCAATGTCAACTGTGTCTGCCCGGGGTGGGTCTACACCCCGCTATGGGAGAGAGGGGCAACCGCTATGTACAACCAAATCAAGCAGGCAAAAGAGTCCGGAGAAGAGCTTCCGGAGCGTTTTGCTGGTGCGGAGATTGAGGAGTTGACGCCCGAGGAGTTCTGGCGGACACGCCTTGTTGAGCCCAATGCCCCTCTCGGCAGAGAGCAGACCCCCGAAGATATGGGCCGGGCGGTAGTCTTCTTTGCTTCCGATGACGCCCGAAACGTCACCGGCCAGGCCCTGAATGTTGACGGCGGGTACATATTGCGCTAG
- a CDS encoding SDR family NAD(P)-dependent oxidoreductase — protein sequence MSEKHLEDKVAWVTGSSRGIGRVIADHLAALGAKVAVHGTSPTSTRAFNEAESLDAVAEAITAAHGSVVLPVWGDLTDAATVKQVAEQIRQKFGQIDILVNCAGGDIGSQGVMGENAGKPLSNDAVFIALEDVRTVLDRNIMTCILCCREVAPEMIARKAGWIVNIGSVGGLSGHAGEAIYSTAKAAVHEYTRCLAAQLRPDNVYANAVAPGPIITPRFEASRPINESMKLTDGTLERYGWPIEIARAVEFFVTQDSSYITGQVLRVDGGIQLWPA from the coding sequence ATGAGTGAGAAGCATTTAGAAGACAAAGTCGCCTGGGTGACCGGTTCCTCGCGGGGCATTGGTCGGGTGATTGCCGATCATCTGGCGGCCTTGGGGGCGAAAGTAGCGGTTCACGGCACGAGTCCCACCTCAACCCGTGCCTTTAATGAGGCTGAATCGCTGGACGCGGTGGCCGAGGCCATTACCGCAGCCCATGGGAGCGTAGTGCTGCCAGTCTGGGGCGATCTGACCGATGCGGCCACGGTTAAGCAGGTCGCCGAGCAAATTCGCCAGAAGTTCGGCCAGATCGATATTCTGGTGAACTGTGCCGGAGGTGACATCGGTTCGCAGGGTGTTATGGGAGAGAATGCCGGTAAACCGCTGTCCAACGATGCCGTGTTTATTGCCCTGGAAGATGTGCGGACAGTGCTGGACCGGAACATAATGACCTGTATTTTGTGTTGTCGTGAGGTGGCGCCGGAAATGATCGCCCGCAAAGCAGGCTGGATCGTCAATATCGGCAGCGTTGGTGGGCTGTCGGGCCACGCTGGAGAGGCGATCTACTCAACGGCTAAAGCGGCCGTCCACGAGTATACACGCTGCCTGGCGGCCCAGTTGCGGCCCGATAACGTATACGCCAACGCAGTTGCGCCCGGGCCGATTATTACACCCCGCTTTGAAGCCAGCCGGCCCATTAATGAGTCCATGAAATTGACCGACGGTACGCTCGAGCGGTACGGCTGGCCGATTGAAATTGCTCGGGCGGTTGAGTTTTTTGTTACCCAGGATTCGTCATACATAACCGGGCAGGTGCTGCGGGTGGATGGCGGGATTCAATTGTGGCCGGCTTAA